The genomic stretch CCTTGATCGCACGGGACACCACGAAAGCCGCTTTTAGCTTGCCGTCGGTCAGCTCGATGCGCTGCTTGACCAAATCCACGAGGTCAGAGGTTGCCCAAATGTCGTAGGGCGACGGCTGCACCGGGATCAGCACACAATCGGCGGCCTTCATTGCCGACACGGCCAAGTCATGAGCCTGCGGCGCTCCGTCGATCACAACAAAGTCTTTCCGGGCCACGCTCTTTAGATCGCGCTCGATGGTGGGCCGGTCGATGCCAACCACGGGCACGGGTTGATCCTCGCGGACGGCGGCCCAATCGCGGGCGCTGCCCTGCGGGTCAGAATCAACCAGCAACACGTCTGCGCCGTCGAGTTGCAGGGCGCGGGCAAGGTGGGTGGCGATGGTGGTTTTACCCGCCC from Chitinibacter bivalviorum encodes the following:
- the parA gene encoding ParA family partition ATPase; this encodes MQVIAVLNQKGGAGKTTIATHLARALQLDGADVLLVDSDPQGSARDWAAVREDQPVPVVGIDRPTIERDLKSVARKDFVVIDGAPQAHDLAVSAMKAADCVLIPVQPSPYDIWATSDLVDLVKQRIELTDGKLKAAFVVSRAIKGTKIGAEVSEALAGYGLPILQTRITQRVIYPSSAASGTTAIDQEPTSEAAEEIRALAEEVRRFLNCTI